The stretch of DNA TGATCCAGTCGTACGCCGCCTCAGCCGTGAACTCCCGCTGCCCGCCGCGGAAGAGGAGACCCGCCGTCGCGAAGGCCGGGTCGTCCGCGCTGGAGGGTACGTACGGGACGCCGACGCAGCGCATCCCCGCCGCGTGGGCCGCCGCAGCACCCGGCGCCGCGTCCTCCAGGACGACGCAGCCGGACGGCTCCGCGTCGAGACGGCGGGCCGCCTCCAGGAAGACATCCGGGGCCGGCTTCCCGTGCGGTACCTCGTCGGCGGACACCTGGACACGCATCCGCGCGGAGAGCCCCGTGCCGTCGAGGATCGCCTCGATGGCCGCCCGCGACGAACCAGAGGCGACCGCCATCGGTACCCCCGCGTCGTGCAGGCGGTCCACGAGCTTCCACTGTTCGGGATAGACCCGCGTGGAGGCGCGGGCCAACTCCAGATAGTCGCGGTTCTTCTCCGCGAGGAGCTCCTCCAGCGGATCCGTCAGTCCGTAGGTCCTCCGCCACAGGGCGAGCGTCTCCCGCGTGCTGATCCCCACGTACCGCTCATGATCGGCCCAGGTGAAATCCGTGATGGCGCGCCTCGCCAGCAGTCGGCGTCCCGCCTCGAAGTAGTTCGGCTCGCTGTCCACCAAGGTGCCGTCAAGGTCGAAAAGAACGGCTCTGCGCGCAGTGCTCATATGGTCCAGCATGCCAAAGGCCATGATCAGCGAGGTGTGCGGTGGTCGCTCCGAGGTGTCGGGCAGGCTTTGGCCGACCGGGGCCGGGCA from Streptomyces tsukubensis encodes:
- a CDS encoding HAD family hydrolase produces the protein MSTARRAVLFDLDGTLVDSEPNYFEAGRRLLARRAITDFTWADHERYVGISTRETLALWRRTYGLTDPLEELLAEKNRDYLELARASTRVYPEQWKLVDRLHDAGVPMAVASGSSRAAIEAILDGTGLSARMRVQVSADEVPHGKPAPDVFLEAARRLDAEPSGCVVLEDAAPGAAAAHAAGMRCVGVPYVPSSADDPAFATAGLLFRGGQREFTAEAAYDWIMA